In one window of Apis mellifera strain DH4 linkage group LG12, Amel_HAv3.1, whole genome shotgun sequence DNA:
- the LOC408371 gene encoding probable ATP-dependent RNA helicase DDX56 yields MISNKMEADEDNETKAKSFYELELDDRILKAVAKLGWLEPTLIQEKTIPLMIEGKDILIRARTGSGKTAAFTIPLIQKILSNKQTRKQQEIKGLIIAPSKELCKQIHDVIISLTIKCSREVKAIDISPQVDLSAQKLLLAEKPDIVVSTPSKLLQHLKAKNMKLKQSLETLIIDEADLIFSFGYENEIKDILNYLPILYQAVLASATLSEDVITLKKLVLRHPVILKLEEAPLAPLSQLSHYSLAAEENDKAAILCALLKLRLIRGKTIIFVNTVDRCYKLKLFLEQFGIATCVLNSELPAVSRCRAVTQFNSGTYDIIIASDEKSLEEPHIAKVKRGKRKKDKEFGIARGIDFQFVSNVFNFDFPPDINSYIHRAGRTARGKNDGTVLSLVSIRERPILEDVEVELKQCYNCDKLLKTYEFKLEEVEGFRYRAKDAWKAVTRIAVREARLKEIKQEVLNCQKLKSYFEDNPRDLQSLRQDKALHTVKLQPHLKDVPDYIIPPTLKRLVNTGKKKKKFNREATTSKPTATQSKYRARASNPLMSLQLQNLKK; encoded by the exons atgatttcaaataaaatggaaGCGGATGAAGATAATGAAACAAAAGcaaaatctttttatgaattagaattagatgatagaattttaaag gcTGTTGCAAAATTAGGTTGGTTAGAACCAACattaatacaagaaaaaaCGATACCATTAATGATTGaaggaaaagatattttaattcgagCTCGTACAGGATCTGGAAAAACAGCTGCATTTACTATACcacttattcaaaaaatattatcaaataaacaaACACGAAAACAACAAGAAATTAAAGGTCTTATTATAGCTCCAAGCAAAGAATTATGTAAACAAATACATGATGTTATAATTAGTCTAACAATAAAATGTAGCAGAGAAGTAAAAGCTATTGATATCAGTCCTCAAGTAGATCTTAGTGCACAGAAACTACTATTAGCAGAAAAACCTGATATAGTTGTAAGCACTCCaagtaaattattacaacatttaaaagcaaaaaatatgaaattaaagcaATCACttgaaacattaataattgatgaagCTGATTTG atattttcatttggatatgaaaatgaaataaaagatatattgaattatttaccaATATTATACCAAGCAGTTTTAGCTTCTGCAACGTTATCTGAAGATGTGATAACACTTAAAAAATTAGTACTTCGTCATCCtgtgattttaaaattggagGAAGCTCCATTGGCTCCACTATCACAATTATCGCATTATAGTCTTGCAGCAGAGGAAAATGATAAAGCTGCTATTTTATGTGCTTTGTTAAAATTACGTTTAATtag gggaAAGACTATCATATTTGTAAATACTGTAGATagatgttataaattaaaattgtttttagaaCAATTTGGAATAGCAACTTGTGTATTAAATTCTGAATTGCCAGCAGTTTCGCGATGTAGAGCAGTTACTCAATTTAATTCTGGaacatatgatattataatagcatcagatgaaaaatctttagaagaa ccACATATAGCAAAAGTTAAAAGAGGAAAGCgaaaaaaagacaaagaatTTGGTATAGCCCGGGGAATTGACTTCCAATTTGTAtctaatgtatttaattttgactTTCCTCcagatataaattcttatattcatAGAGCTGGACGTACTGCTCGAGGTAAAAATGACGGAACAGTGTTGAGTCTCGTGTCAATAAGAGAAAGACCAATTCTTGAAGATGTTGAAGTCGAGTTAAAACAATGTTATAAttgcgataaattattaaagacatatgaatttaaattagaagaagTCGAAGGTTTTCG ATATCGAGCAAAAGATGCTTGGAAAGCAGTAACTCGAATTGCTGTTCGTGAAGCtcgtttaaaagaaataaaacaagaagTACTCAattgtcaaaaattaaaaagttattttgaaGATAATCCAAGAGATTTGCAATCATTGAGACAAGATAAAGCATTACATACTGTAAAATTACAACCACATTTAAAAGATGTACCAGATTATATAATTCCACCAACTTTAAAAAGACTTGTTAATACtggcaagaaaaagaaaaagtttaatagGGAAGCTACAACATCTAAACCTACTGCTACACAATCAAAATATCGAGCTCGTGCATCAAATCCTTTAATGAgtttacaattacaaaacttgaaaaaatga